One Streptomyces fagopyri DNA window includes the following coding sequences:
- a CDS encoding AfsR/SARP family transcriptional regulator — translation MDTDILGTLAVREKGISITPTAPKPRQVLALLVLHADQMVPVGMLSEELWGARPPRSARPTLQTYILQLRELITAALERDPGGRRTAKDVLLTVPGGYLLKSGEGSSDVREFERLAGLGYRAMDGADFPEAARHLRAALALWSGPPLADVQAGPHLATQVKRLEESRLCALDQRIEADLRLGRHRELLAELTVLVSRYPTHESLCGQYMLALYRSGRRGEALDAYQRLRATLVRGLGLEPSAALGKLQRSILMARPDGSPAAANATAGSGSGSGAPGTGPAGSGRLAAPVG, via the coding sequence GTGGACACCGACATACTCGGCACACTTGCTGTGCGGGAGAAGGGCATCTCGATCACCCCGACCGCTCCCAAGCCGCGGCAGGTGCTGGCCCTGCTGGTCCTGCACGCCGACCAGATGGTGCCGGTGGGGATGCTGAGCGAGGAGTTGTGGGGCGCGCGGCCGCCGCGCAGCGCACGGCCCACCCTGCAGACGTACATCCTGCAGCTGCGGGAGCTGATCACCGCGGCGCTGGAGAGGGATCCGGGCGGCCGCCGCACGGCCAAGGACGTGCTGCTGACCGTGCCGGGCGGTTATCTCCTCAAGAGCGGTGAGGGCAGCAGCGACGTGCGGGAGTTCGAGCGGCTGGCCGGGCTGGGCTACCGGGCGATGGACGGGGCGGACTTCCCCGAGGCGGCCCGGCACCTGCGGGCCGCGCTCGCGCTGTGGAGCGGGCCGCCGCTGGCCGACGTGCAGGCCGGCCCGCACCTGGCCACCCAGGTCAAACGGCTGGAGGAGAGCCGGCTGTGCGCGCTGGACCAGCGCATCGAGGCCGACCTGCGGCTGGGCCGCCACCGTGAACTGCTCGCCGAGCTGACCGTGCTGGTCAGCCGGTATCCCACCCACGAGAGCCTGTGCGGGCAGTACATGCTGGCCCTGTACCGCTCCGGGCGGCGCGGTGAGGCCCTGGACGCCTACCAGCGGCTGCGGGCCACCCTGGTACGCGGTCTGGGCCTGGAACCGTCGGCGGCCCTGGGCAAGCTGCAGCGTTCCATCCTGATGGCCCGGCCGGACGGCTCACCCGCCGCGGCCAACGCGACGGCCGGGTCCGGGTCCGGGTCCGGCGCTCCCGGTACGGGCCCCGCCGGGAGCGGACGGCTCGCCGCCCCGGTCGGCTGA